The Pyricularia oryzae 70-15 chromosome 5, whole genome shotgun sequence genome includes a region encoding these proteins:
- a CDS encoding transcription elongation factor SPT6 encodes MSNDLRNLIDGEAELDDEEDDESFASDGGGGSNRRDKPAPVDDSSEEEDDDDEEEAQRIRENFIVDEDEDEEDEDDEVARKRRRKRRRAEREEEAQLDEEDLDLIGEARPDWERKTESQQKFKRLKRGHRDDDDRNNRSRDLTQIFSDDEDAEERNYGSRPSHRGPADEFDDFIEEDFPEDEEERNQRLEDMEVARPRDRGVVVDTSGLDKDALEDFEAIFGHGEDYDWALQLEEEEEDRKQEERTLELKDVFEPSQLKEKLLTDEDNEIRFTDEPERFQIDRKPFKDLQLTPEQFKEEGRWISKLMLPQKNLAPELRNPFRRAVQKTLEFFVSDGLEVPCVLHHYKDNLLHYKRPEDGDHPGDDDGPPAQLLLLEDLWRIVDLDLKFRSFVEKRNILDKSYQNLKTAGIQDDVFDEMVYRAETIEELQDVQDYMHFHYSSQMKDLAAAGAIKGVKRVAKSTGVFERVRNSTVYNFVKAYGITPDKLAQNALREGKKTSAEDNSKMPLDLADSLTDSYFDTADHVIKAARSMFAEELFLNPRMRRHFKVAYYNMGIVDCRRTEKGLRKIDESHPFYEIKYLINQTIGDLARRPEIFLKMMKAEEEGLVEVKLTLQNEREFRKNLLSEFQSENFSERADAWNEERKKALDLAFPKLEKIITKGVKESLRTACQDELLKICREEFSKRVDQAPFRPKGFMLGMTPRCLVISNGMADPNRDLLCWALVDDGKLVEQGKFGSLGRDEAARTAFEDVVERARPDVIGVSGWSADTQRLVKDLETLISEKGLMGNEFDDPDTDEVRTELLEVVVVNDETARLYKDSARGVSDYPNLNPVTRYCVGLARYMQNPLKEYCLLGKDNTSLAIHPCQNLLPPAKLLRTMETVLVDIVNLCGVDINDAISDPREAALLPYVAGLGPRKATAVLKAINANGGVVNTRDELVGDPDSGKLQVVGPRVWNNCASFFIISYEHATPEADPLDATRIHPMDYELARKMAADALDMDEEDIKAEVDEGGPPAVVRRLFKENRQETLYDLSMEDYAEQLERQGLLKKATLYAIRGEFQSPYEELRHSFVQLTADQIFTMFTGETKDSLCEQMIVPVNVRVVKEDFAIVKLDCGIEGRIEAHEVSSRHTPREILQTGQTTRAKVLELNRKDFMCKMSVREDALRYPYRKMHDHDRDNWDFRQEEKDAADLTEKDVVTGRAQRVIKHPMFKSFNSTEAEQYLGSQPPGELVIRSSSKGSDHLAITWKVADGVIQHIDVLELDKENEFALGRTLKVANKYTYSDLDELIVEHVKAMARKVDELMQSDKFQKGSRSDLERWLTTYMDANPTRSTYAFCLDTKHPGYFVLCFKASRSSKIGSWSVRVIPGAYEMMGSQYPDVRALCNGFKLRFQSEILKMQSGGHHRGGR; translated from the exons TCTGATTGACGGCGAAGCCGAGCTTGATGATGAGGAAGATGACGAGTCCTTTGCGTCGGACGGAGGTGGTGGCTCCAACCGACGtgacaagcccgcgccggtCGATGATTCAAGTGAGGAggaagatgatgatgatgaggaaGAGGCCCAAAGG ATTCGCGAGAACTTTATTGTCGACgaagacgaggatgaggaagatgaagatgacgaAGTTGCGCGCAAGCGCCGTCGGAAGCGCCGACGTGCCGAGCGCGAAGAAGAAGCACAGCTCGACGAAGAAGATCTAGACCTTATTGGAGAAGCTCGTCCTGACTGGGAGCGCAAGACCGAATCCCAA CAAAAATTCAAACGACTCAAGCGTGGCCACAGAGACGATGACGACCGAAACAATCGAAGCCGAGACCTTACACAAATATTTTCCGATGATGAAGACGCGGAAGAGAGGAACTACGGCAGTCGACCCAGCCACCGTGGGCCGGCAGACGAGTTCGACGACTTCATTGAGGAGGATTTCCCGGAAGACGAGGAGGAACGCAACCAGCGTCTTGAGGACATGGAAGTTGCTCGTCCTCGTGACCGTggcgttgttgtcgataCCAGTGGCTTGGACAAAGATGCTCTCGAGGACTTTGAAGCCATCTTTGGCCATGGTGAAGATTACGACTGGGCCTTGCAGCtggaagaggaggaagaggatcgCAAGCAGGAAGAGCGAACTCTCGAGCTCAAGGACGTCTTCGAGCCATCACAGTTGAAAGAGAAGTTGTTGACGGATGAAGATAATGAGATCCGCTTCACTGACGAGCCCGAGCGCTTCCAAATCGACAGGAAACCTTTCAAGGACCTTCAGCTTACTCCAGAACAGTTCAAGGAGGAAGGCCGATGGATAAGCAAGTTGATGCTTCCGCAAAAGAATCTTGCTCCCGAGCTGAGGAATCCTTTCAGGCGAGCTGTCCAGAAAACCCTCGAGTTCTTTGTTTCCGACGGTCTGGAAGTTCCTTGCGTTCTCCACCATTATAAGGACAACCTCCTTCACTACAAACGACCCGAAGACGGCGATCACCccggcgacgacgatggACCGCCTGCTCAACTGCTTTTGCTAGAGGATCTATGGCGGATTGTAGATCTGGATCTCAAGTTCCGGTCTTTCGTGGAAAAGCGCAACATTCTTGACAAGTCTTACCAGAACCTGAAGACTGCTGGCATACAGGATGACGTCTTTGACGAGATGGTTTACCGAGCAGAGACGATTGAGGAGCTTCAGGATGTTCAAGACTACATGCACTTCCATTATTCGAGCCAGATGAAGGATCTTGCTGCTGCCGGAGCCATCAAGGGAGTCAAGAGGGTCGCCAAGTCAACCGGCGTCTTCGAGCGCGTCCGGAACAGTACCGTTTATAACTTCGTCAAGGCATACGGCATCACCCCCGATAAACTCGCCCAAAACGCTCTCAGAGAAGGCAAGAAGACGTCGGCAGAAGATAACAGCAAAATGCCACTTGACCTGGCCGACAGTCTCACCGACTCTTACTTTGATACAGCCGATCATGTTATCAAGGCAGCACGATCCATGTTCGCCGAGGAGTTGTTCTTGAATCCACGGATGCGTCGTCACTTCAAGGTCGCCTATTACAACATGGGTATTGTCGACTGCAGGCGAACGGAAAAGGGTCTGCGCAAAATTGACGAGTCTCACCCATTTTATGAGATCAAATACCTCATCAACCAAACCATTGGTGATTTGGCGAGACGGCCCGAAATATTCCTCAAGATGATGAAAGCTGAGGAGGAGGGGCTTGTTGAAGTCAAGCTTACTCTGCAGAATGAAAGGGAATTCCGAAAGAACCTTTTGAGCGAATTCCAGTCGGAAAACTTCAGCGAGAGAGCAGATGCATGGAACGAAGAGCGAAAGAAGGCACTTGACCTGGCATTCCCGAAGCTCGAGAAGATTATCACCAAGGGAGTGAAGGAGTCGCTTCGCACAGCATGCCAAGACGAACTTCTCAAAATCTGCCGCGAAGAGTTCTCAAAGCGTGTAGACCAGGCGCCTTTTAGGCCCAAGGGTTTTATGCTGGGGATGACGCCTCGTTGCCTTGTGATTTCCAACGGGATGGCTGATCCAAACCGGGATTTGCTTTGCTGGGCTTTGGTTGATGACGGAAAGCTCGTCGAGCAAGGAAAGTTTGGAAGTCTTGGACGCGACGAGGCTGCACGCACCGCCTTCGAGGATGTGGTCGAGCGCGCAAGGCCGGATGTCATAGGTGTCAGTGGGTGGTCCGCGGACACACAACGCCTCGTGAAGGATCTCGAGACTCTTATCAGCGAGAAGGGCCTGATGGGTAATGAATTCGACGACCCCGATACAGATGAAGTACGCACAGAGTTGCTGGAAGTTGTCGTCGTCAACGATGAGACTGCAAGACTTTACAAAGACAGCGCCCGTGGAGTATCTGACTACCCGAACCTGAACCCGGTGACTCGCTACTGTGTTGGGTTGGCCCGGTATATGCAGAACCCTCTCAAAGAGTACTGCTTGCTCGGCAAAGACAACACTTCTTTGGCCATCCACCCCTGCCAAAACCTCCTTCCACCGGCCAAGTTATTGAGGACGATGGAAACGGTCCTGGTTGATATCGTGAACCTGTGCGGTGTCGACATCAATGACGCAATCAGCGACCCCAGAGAGGCCGCCCTGCTGCCCTACGTCGCTGGTCTCGGTCCCCGAAAGGCCACAGCAGTTCTTAAAGCCATCAACGCAAACGGCGGAGTCGTCAATACTCGTGACGAACTTGTCGGTGACCCCGACAGTGGAAAACTCCAAGTCGTCGGTCCTCGTGTGTGGAACAACTGCGCTTCTTTCTTCATCATATCTTACGAGCATGCTACGCCCGAGGCTGATCCGCTGGACGCGACTCGTATCCACCCAATGGACTATGAGTTGGCGAGGAAAATGGCGGCCGATGCTCTTGACATGGACGAGGAGGATAtaaaggccgaagtcgacgAAGGTGGCCCACCTGCCGTGGTCCGCAGGCTCTTTAAGGAGAACCGTCAAGAGACATTATATGACTTGAGCATGGAGGACTACGCCGAACAGCTTGAGAGGCAGGGATTACTCAAAAAGGCGACTTTATATGCTATTCGTGGCGAGTTTCAGTCGCCCTACGAAGAGCTGCGGCACAGCTTTGTGCAGCTCACGGCGGACCAGATATTCACCATGTTTACCGGAGAGACCAAAGACTCGCTGTGTGAACAGATGATCGTGCCAGTGAACGTCCGGGTGGTCAAGGAGGACTTTGCTATTGTGAAGCTTGACTGTGGAATTGAGGGTCGCATCGAGGCGCATGAGGTTTCCTCCAGGCACACACCACGAGAGATTCTCCAGACGGGGCAGACAACGCGCGCCAAGGTTTTGGAGCTGAACAGGAAAGACTTCATGTGCAAGATGTCTGTACGGGAGGATGCACTGCGGTACCCCTACCGGAAGATGCATGATCACGACCGCGACAACTGGGATTTCCGGCAGGAGGAGAAGGACGCAGCAGACCTGACGGAGAAGGATGTAGTCACGGGTCGGGCGCAGCGTGTCATCAAGCACCCGATGTTCAAGTCCTTCAACTCGACAGAGGCGGAGCAATATCTTGGGTCCCAACCACCAGGCGAACTGGTTATCAGGTCATCGTCCAAGGGCAGCGACCACCTTGCCATTACTTGGAAGGTGGCAGACGGTGTGATTCAGCACATTGATGTTCTGGAGCTCGACAAAGAGAACGAATTTGCCTTGGGTCGCACCCTCAAGGTGGCCAACAAGTACACCTATTCCGATCTGGACGAACTGATCGTCGAGCATGTCAAGGCGATGGCCAGGAAGGTAGACGAGCTGATGCAGAGTGACAAGTTTCAGAAAGGGTCAAGGAGTGATCTTG AACGATGGCTCACGACATATATGGATGCGAACCCGACTCGGTCAACCTATGCGTTCTGCCTGGACACAAAACACCCCGGTTATTTCGTGCTCTGCTTCAAGGCAAGCCGGTCATCAAAGATTGGTTCTTGGAGCGTGCGTGTGATCCCTGGAGCTTACGAGATGATGGGTAGTCAGTATCCCGACGTGAGGGCGCTTTGCAACGGATTCAAACTGCGGTTCCAGAGTGAGATTTTGAAGATGCAGTCGGGAGGGCATCATAGGGGTGGGAGGTAG